A portion of the Candidatus Bathyarchaeia archaeon genome contains these proteins:
- a CDS encoding DUF1786 family protein produces MKILTIDIGMGTSDILLYDEDKNLENCIKMVLPSPTTVLAEKVRDATRRGVGIFLTGETIGGGPIVSALMQHLSRRLKVVMTEEAAYTVRSNLEEVLEMGVDVIRDEAELGSFKGETIEISEVNINSLKGFLGSLGESLSDVDIVAVAVQDHGAAPKGVSNRKFRMETIRVQLERNNRADALAFSEGEIPPYYLRMKAAAKAAKRQLPHAKVLVMDTGPAALVGCRKDPRVERVGSLLAVNVGNGHTVMALLNDGEVKGLLEHHTRLLTPATAKKLILDFEAKLAKDEEVFSEGGHGVVYLDAKAEPFNAEKIAATGPNRGLLYGVGLDVCFPAPAGDVMMTGPMGLVTAAERKFNL; encoded by the coding sequence ATGAAGATCCTAACGATCGACATTGGGATGGGAACTTCAGATATCCTACTTTACGATGAAGATAAAAACCTTGAGAACTGCATCAAAATGGTTCTGCCCAGCCCCACAACAGTTCTAGCCGAGAAAGTCAGGGATGCCACTAGGAGGGGGGTTGGGATATTCTTGACGGGTGAGACAATAGGAGGAGGACCCATAGTTTCCGCTCTGATGCAACATTTGAGTAGACGTTTAAAAGTAGTCATGACGGAAGAGGCAGCTTACACGGTCAGGAGTAACCTTGAAGAAGTTCTGGAAATGGGAGTCGATGTAATTCGCGATGAAGCGGAACTCGGAAGCTTCAAGGGCGAAACTATTGAGATATCAGAGGTTAATATCAATTCACTAAAGGGCTTTCTTGGAAGCCTGGGAGAATCTCTCTCCGATGTAGACATCGTCGCGGTGGCGGTTCAGGACCACGGCGCTGCCCCTAAAGGGGTAAGCAACCGCAAGTTCAGGATGGAGACTATTAGGGTGCAGTTAGAGAGGAACAATAGAGCTGACGCCTTAGCCTTCTCTGAAGGAGAAATACCCCCATACTATTTGAGGATGAAAGCTGCAGCCAAAGCCGCAAAAAGGCAACTGCCTCACGCGAAAGTCCTAGTCATGGATACGGGGCCGGCTGCATTGGTTGGATGCCGTAAAGATCCCAGAGTAGAACGCGTAGGCTCCCTTTTGGCTGTGAATGTAGGCAATGGGCATACAGTGATGGCACTCCTCAACGATGGGGAGGTGAAGGGACTGCTAGAACACCACACTAGGCTGTTGACACCTGCCACGGCTAAGAAGCTGATCCTCGACTTTGAGGCTAAACTTGCAAAAGATGAGGAGGTCTTCAGCGAGGGAGGCCACGGTGTAGTATACCTCGACGCGAAAGCTGAACCGTTCAATGCTGAGAAGATAGCGGCAACCGGGCCTAATAGGGGTCTCCTGTACGGCGTAGGGCTTGATGTGTGTTTTCCAGCACCGGCAGGAGATGTGATGATGACTGGCCCGATGGGGCTGGTCACGGCGGCTGAGAGGAAATTTAATCTATGA